CGTTGGtgagattattatttattccaaCCCGCAACTATCTCTACAACTGACAGAAATTTTAATAGaccactttaaatattttcacccAACTCAGTGTTTAAAAAACCTTCAAGTGTTGGTTGCTgcttgttataaatttatatacagattaatattttttgataccACAAGTATAGAATTAACACAAGCTGTAAACAATTTTCATACttgcttaaaatatttttatgaaccaCCTAATTATAGAAAACTTGAAATGATTAAGAAGGATGACAAATATAAGTATGTgggtaataatttatatatattacttgaTACAATAAATGACTGTTTCAGTGAATATGTAAAAACACAAACACTTAAACTACCAACTTCCTATTCAATTTATGAATTGTCATATAAAGaagaatctataaaaaatttagaGGCATATACTATAGACAACTGTTCTCATAAAGACGTTAAAGAAAGCATTGAATACTGTAATGAGGCATTATTGGACACATGCAAAGAATTAGTTAAGGAAGTAAGTGTTGAAATTTATTGTGCTTGGAGTGAGTTTGAAGAAGATGACAAAAGTATGCAGAAGACAGTTGGAGAAATCTGCTATAAAGTGCAGACTTTTTTACGAAATATTCCAACTGCTTGTGAACATCCTGTAATTTCTATGTTAGAGCAAATATCTTGTAAACCTCTGGACTgtgtacaaattattaatgaaatagacAATCAAACCCTTGTTcataacataattaatgatgatgaaaaaattaaatggatTAGAGCTATATTGTATCGTAACGATTTGTGCAAAGATACAGTTCTTATTGAACAAttgacattaaatatatcagtGTTAAATGAAGAGGAATgcagtaaattatttaaaatgtgcaTAGCTCATATTACTGATGCGTTAGACGTTCATGAATATGTAAAGTTATTAATGATAGAAGCATTTCAACAGTGTAGTACAGAAAAGAAATTTGAGCTTCtagatgaatattttaaagacaGCTTCAATGATAATTTAGAAACTAAAAATTTTAGTCATATGatcattgaaatatttaataagttaacTATGTCGTCAGACACAGATATGTCAGAAGTGCTTTGTGTATTCTTACAAAATCCCAAACAAGTCTTTACTAAAATTTTTCATGTGGCCGCTGAAAACAATCAACAAACTCAAATGATGGTGAATGTAATGGAATATTTGAAAcagtatagaaataattattacgcCAATGAAACAGAATGCTGCATTTTGACAGTCACCAAGGAGTTGATGGAGAGTGATATGATGAAagaaaaattcttaaattacataatgtttttgGCTAAGCTGAAGTCGGCAGACATCATACCAAGCTCcaaattgtttcttttaataataatgccaTGTCTATATGAtagtcttttaaataaaaacataattggaATTCACATGCAGTGTAAATTATTACTTCAAGGATATACATTGAATGAACTTGTTGAATATAGAGCTCCACTTGTGGCAATGTTGGGCCAAGTATTGGAAACAGTCAGATGGAAAATAACAATGTTCCATACAATGTCACCACTCACTCTGCATTATGGAATTGAGTTACTTTCATCCATACTGGATACATATTCCGAGCAAATACCAGGTATTTctgattaaattataattttatattcttaatgtCTTCAGATTATAACTATAAAGTTTTAGTATGGTTTAAAAGGAAGACAGCATAATATCACTTCTGTTTCGTTCtcttttcaatttatataaaagattgACAGGTTGTAAGAACTATTTCCTTTAAATTAGGGATGCATCCGGTACCGAT
This region of Pieris brassicae chromosome 13, ilPieBrab1.1, whole genome shotgun sequence genomic DNA includes:
- the LOC123717808 gene encoding uncharacterized protein LOC123717808 isoform X1, whose translation is MDFTPELVALQGAILSVDNTHPFTKITARGGNEKKLEAIINALQEFLSAKQFDQNLNEIKKDLLRKFAFYLVLNADLEILQELVELDGVGSVIWTIPTIPKCLLNEILWKLNMRCSVGEIIIYSNPQLSLQLTEILIDHFKYFHPTQCLKNLQVLVAACYKFIYRLIFFDTTSIELTQAVNNFHTCLKYFYEPPNYRKLEMIKKDDKYKYVGNNLYILLDTINDCFSEYVKTQTLKLPTSYSIYELSYKEESIKNLEAYTIDNCSHKDVKESIEYCNEALLDTCKELVKEVSVEIYCAWSEFEEDDKSMQKTVGEICYKVQTFLRNIPTACEHPVISMLEQISCKPLDCVQIINEIDNQTLVHNIINDDEKIKWIRAILYRNDLCKDTVLIEQLTLNISVLNEEECSKLFKMCIAHITDALDVHEYVKLLMIEAFQQCSTEKKFELLDEYFKDSFNDNLETKNFSHMIIEIFNKLTMSSDTDMSEVLCVFLQNPKQVFTKIFHVAAENNQQTQMMVNVMEYLKQYRNNYYANETECCILTVTKELMESDMMKEKFLNYIMFLAKLKSADIIPSSKLFLLIIMPCLYDSLLNKNIIGIHMQCKLLLQGYTLNELVEYRAPLVAMLGQVLETVRWKITMFHTMSPLTLHYGIELLSSILDTYSEQIPEKEQSWLKVKLRNIDPLNLYYFRQLWNPPGDTFLEVITGVHIHKEMDVEQLTARLSKVLCSTTPEEWNQIWKDLKIFTKRHLYNIFHEAVLLIAMAESKHRTDETWSCLMYCFDNFIEMTRCHYLNKEMDENQTKDVVEKIILLENFVNEDIDVFSSKVLPIFTYMAENKDYSSMWNSLNHKIKNKTFSDFINKHIFGFH
- the LOC123717808 gene encoding uncharacterized protein LOC123717808 isoform X2; translated protein: MFRCEYVKTQTLKLPTSYSIYELSYKEESIKNLEAYTIDNCSHKDVKESIEYCNEALLDTCKELVKEVSVEIYCAWSEFEEDDKSMQKTVGEICYKVQTFLRNIPTACEHPVISMLEQISCKPLDCVQIINEIDNQTLVHNIINDDEKIKWIRAILYRNDLCKDTVLIEQLTLNISVLNEEECSKLFKMCIAHITDALDVHEYVKLLMIEAFQQCSTEKKFELLDEYFKDSFNDNLETKNFSHMIIEIFNKLTMSSDTDMSEVLCVFLQNPKQVFTKIFHVAAENNQQTQMMVNVMEYLKQYRNNYYANETECCILTVTKELMESDMMKEKFLNYIMFLAKLKSADIIPSSKLFLLIIMPCLYDSLLNKNIIGIHMQCKLLLQGYTLNELVEYRAPLVAMLGQVLETVRWKITMFHTMSPLTLHYGIELLSSILDTYSEQIPEKEQSWLKVKLRNIDPLNLYYFRQLWNPPGDTFLEVITGVHIHKEMDVEQLTARLSKVLCSTTPEEWNQIWKDLKIFTKRHLYNIFHEAVLLIAMAESKHRTDETWSCLMYCFDNFIEMTRCHYLNKEMDENQTKDVVEKIILLENFVNEDIDVFSSKVLPIFTYMAENKDYSSMWNSLNHKIKNKTFSDFINKHIFGFH